One region of Glycine max cultivar Williams 82 chromosome 9, Glycine_max_v4.0, whole genome shotgun sequence genomic DNA includes:
- the LOC100776829 gene encoding putative oligosaccharyltransferase complex subunit CG9662, translating to MRSKSDPPVPPPSSSGGSDPSSGASIDPIFHLLRVLPFSFLRPPRLRLKLPSFTLPSPNAVFALLLLTYFMVVSGIVYDIIVEPPGIGSTQDPYTGAVRPVVFMSGRVNGQYIIEGLSSGFMFVLGGIGIILLDLALDRNRAKSVKVSYASAGVSSVVLAYVMSMLFIRIKIPAYLR from the coding sequence ATGCGATCCAAATCGGATCCCCCGGTGCCCCCTCCCTCCTCCTCCGGCGGAAGCGACCCCTCCTCCGGCGCATCCATCGATCCGATCTTCCACCTCCTCCGCGTCCTCCCCTTCAGCTTCCTCCGCCCCCCTCGCCTCCGCCTCAAGCTTCCCTCCTTCACCCTCCCCTCCCCGAACGCCGTCTTCGCCCTCCTCCTCCTCACCTACTTCATGGTCGTCTCCGGCATTGTTTACGACATCATCGTCGAGCCCCCCGGCATCGGCTCCACTCAGGACCCCTACACCGGCGCCGTCCGCCCCGTCGTCTTCATGTCCGGCCGCGTCAACGGCCAGTACATCATCGAGGGCCTCTCCTCCGGATTCATGTTCGTCCTCGGTGGCATCGGCATCATTCTCCTCGACCTCGCCCTCGATCGCAACCGCGCGAAATCCGTCAAGGTTTCCTACGCCTCCGCCGGCGTTTCCTCCGTCGTGCTAGCTTACGTCATGAGCATGCTCTTCATCCGCATCAAGATCCCCGCTTATCTTAGATGA
- the LOC100775749 gene encoding nucleotide-sugar uncharacterized transporter 1, producing the protein MFSFFIKKGVRKTLKRKDSDAGEIGRALEDFRASLFNQFRSSEGAKHQQQHICGPAIALSFNFLVAVGIIFMNKMVLQTVQFKFPILLTLIHYVVSWFLMAILKAFSFLPAAPSSKSTRLSTLFTLGFVMSLSTGFANVSLKYNSIGFYQMAKIAVTPSIVLAEFVLYRKKVSFAKALALTMVSIGVAVATVTDLQFHVFGACVALAWIVPSAVNKILWSRLQQQENWTALSLMWKTTPITLIFLAAMLPCLDPPGVLSFDWNFSNSMVIFASAILGFLLQWSGALALGATSAISHVVLGQFKTCVLLLGNYYLFGSNPGKISICGAFTAIAGMSVYTYLNMRQQSNKPSPRQASVLPKSKLGKENGSTHDGHYGAESV; encoded by the exons ATGTTCAGCTTCTTCATCAAGAAAGGCGTCAGAAAGACCCTCAAGCGCAAAGACAGCGATGCTGGAGAAATAG GAAGAGCTTTGGAAGACTTCAGAGCTTCTCTCTTTAATCAATTCCGTTCCTCTGAAGGTGCAAAGCATCAACAGCAGCACATATGTGGTCCAGCTATTGCACTTTCCTTCAATTTTCTGGTTGCAGTTGGTATTATTTTCATGAACAAAATG GTGCTTCAAACTGTTCAGTTCAAATTCCCTATACTTCTTACACTAATTCACTATGTAGTGAGCTGGTTCTTAATGGCAATACTAAaagcattttcttttcttccggcTGCTCCTTCCTCAAAATCAACTCGATTGTCTACTTTATTTACTCTTGGATTTGTTATGTCTCTATCCACTGGCTTTGCTAATGTCAGCTTGAAGTATAATAG CATTGGTTTCTATCAGATGGCAAAGATTGCAGTGACACCATCAATAGTTTTGGCAGAATTTGTATTGTATAGGAAGAAAGTTTCTTTCGCAAAG GCATTAGCATTAACAATGGTATCTATTGGTGTTGCTGTGGCAACCGTGACTGATCTTCAGTTCCATGTATTTGGTGCTTGTGTAGCATTGGCATGGATTGTTCCCAGTGCTGTAAACAAAATCTTGTGGTCTAGACTGCAGCAGCAAGAGAACTGGACTGCTTTGTC GCTAATGTGGAAAACTACACCTATTACTTTGATTTTCCTGGCTGCTATGTTACCCTGCCTAGACCCTCCAGGTGTTCTCTCCTTCGATTGGAACTTCAGCAATAGTATGGTGATTTTTGCTTCAGCTATTCTTGGATTCTTGCTTCAGTGGTCTGGTGCTTTAGCACTAGG AGCTACCTCAGCAATCTCCCATGTCGTCCTTGGGCAGTTTAAGACATGCGTCCTCCTTCTTGGAAACTATTATCTCTTCGGATCCAATCCTGGCAAAATCAGTATCTGTGGCGCATTCACAGCTATTGCCGGTATGTCTGTCTACACTTACCTTAATATGAGGCAACAATCAAACAAGCCATCTCCTCGACAGGCTTCCGTTTTGCCAAAATCTAAACTTGGCAAAGAAAATGGCAGCACCCATGATGGACATTATGGGGCCGAATCTGTCTAA